A genomic segment from Neobacillus sp. YX16 encodes:
- a CDS encoding ATP-binding cassette domain-containing protein — MSPFEPQIKADGLGFSYEEVDIFTDLTFSIERNQSLLLLGPSGSGKSTLAFCLNKLYPEAVDGVLKGDLSFEGKKLDDFKPGELNQKIGIVFQDPESQFCMLTVEEEVAFGLENFHVPRTEMEAKIDRALELVGLQAEKKSTIHTLSGGQKQKLAIACVLVLQPEVIILDEPTANLDPLSSSDLVDTISRLKKERSFTLIVVEHKLDDWVELIDRCLVLDSSATILFDGTPEQCFGEFAPFLKKEGIWLPKVVEAAITAKNAGVYKGEQLPLRNHELLSGLKDPDAFLKKEIKTSSKSEPILEVSGLSARGHLKNISLTIHKGELTALVGANGSGKTTLSKCLAGLIPLTQGEIHFLGVPLSKWKEKDLFQLLGYVFQNPEHQFITDSVYEEIAFGLEHRASALAILEKIGLEKHANAHPFSLSQGQKRRLSVATMLVHEQELLILDEPTFGQDANTAYEIMRVLDEKNGAVFMITHDMELVDQYADTVHVLDDGELIFSGTPESLWENTEVVDRARLKLPFRKQLQNEIVRREIHVAT, encoded by the coding sequence ATGTCACCGTTTGAACCTCAGATTAAGGCGGACGGGCTGGGATTCAGCTATGAAGAGGTCGATATTTTTACAGACTTAACCTTTTCGATTGAAAGAAATCAATCACTGTTACTTCTAGGCCCAAGCGGTTCGGGGAAAAGTACGCTTGCTTTCTGTCTCAACAAGTTATATCCAGAAGCGGTGGACGGGGTATTGAAGGGGGACCTCTCGTTTGAGGGAAAGAAGCTTGATGATTTTAAACCCGGTGAGCTCAACCAAAAAATAGGGATTGTCTTTCAAGATCCAGAAAGCCAATTCTGTATGCTGACGGTTGAGGAGGAAGTAGCGTTTGGCTTGGAGAATTTCCATGTCCCACGGACTGAGATGGAAGCAAAGATTGATCGTGCATTAGAATTGGTGGGCCTGCAGGCTGAAAAAAAGAGTACCATTCATACCCTATCTGGAGGGCAAAAGCAGAAGCTGGCGATTGCTTGTGTCTTGGTTCTCCAGCCTGAGGTTATCATTCTTGATGAACCGACGGCTAACCTAGATCCGCTGTCAAGCTCAGACCTGGTAGATACCATCTCTCGTTTAAAGAAAGAGCGCTCGTTTACGCTGATCGTCGTTGAACATAAGCTTGACGATTGGGTGGAGCTGATTGACCGCTGCCTTGTCCTAGATTCTAGCGCGACGATCCTTTTCGATGGCACGCCTGAACAATGTTTTGGAGAATTTGCTCCTTTTTTAAAAAAGGAAGGCATTTGGCTGCCAAAGGTAGTAGAGGCAGCCATAACAGCAAAGAATGCTGGTGTGTATAAAGGGGAGCAACTTCCGCTCCGAAATCATGAATTACTGTCAGGGCTGAAGGATCCAGATGCTTTTTTAAAAAAAGAAATCAAAACCAGTTCCAAAAGCGAACCCATCCTCGAAGTCAGTGGTCTTTCTGCTCGCGGACACTTGAAAAATATTAGTCTGACGATTCATAAAGGAGAACTGACTGCACTGGTTGGTGCCAATGGTTCGGGGAAAACGACGTTATCAAAATGTTTGGCTGGACTGATTCCACTTACCCAAGGGGAGATTCATTTTCTCGGCGTCCCACTTTCTAAGTGGAAGGAGAAGGATTTATTTCAGCTTCTGGGATACGTTTTTCAAAATCCTGAGCATCAGTTTATCACTGACAGTGTTTATGAGGAAATTGCCTTCGGGTTGGAGCATCGGGCATCTGCTCTTGCCATCCTTGAAAAAATAGGGCTGGAAAAACACGCAAATGCCCATCCTTTTTCCCTTAGTCAGGGGCAGAAGCGGCGACTGAGTGTGGCAACCATGCTCGTTCATGAACAAGAGCTGCTTATCCTGGATGAACCGACATTTGGGCAGGATGCTAACACCGCATATGAAATCATGAGGGTCCTTGATGAAAAGAATGGCGCCGTTTTTATGATCACCCATGATATGGAGCTGGTTGACCAATATGCTGATACCGTACATGTATTAGATGATGGAGAGCTGATTTTTTCTGGAACACCTGAAAGCTTGTGGGAAAACACAGAAGTCGTAGATCGAGCTAGGCTAAAGCTGCCTTTTAGAAAACAGCTGCAAAATGAAATCGTAAGGAGAGAGATTCATGTTGCTACATGA
- a CDS encoding DUF3221 domain-containing protein, giving the protein MKKYLIISFILFFLLLTGCNVKGEYDIKGTVMEVESSSILVEDEKLGLIWLSLPDLTDGRDFEKGQSVTVWTDGKVRESYPLQGTALNIEIIK; this is encoded by the coding sequence ATGAAAAAATATCTAATCATTTCGTTCATTTTATTTTTCCTCTTACTAACAGGCTGCAATGTTAAAGGTGAATATGATATTAAAGGAACGGTAATGGAAGTTGAGAGTAGCAGTATTTTAGTTGAAGATGAAAAATTGGGATTAATCTGGCTCTCACTGCCTGATTTAACCGATGGCCGAGACTTCGAAAAAGGTCAAAGTGTTACGGTTTGGACGGATGGAAAAGTTCGAGAGTCCTATCCCTTACAAGGCACGGCTTTAAATATTGAGATCATCAAATAG
- a CDS encoding energy-coupling factor transporter transmembrane component T: MLLHEVNPSIKAFAIVISILILSVFFDPITPLVTILWSITVTFIFGRVSLKKWLLLLAPFLFIAFIYVWTTMLFPRLQAGDSVIWQWGFVTLTAEGFQRGASLGLRVLSFATLSIMFTLTTKPTDFLLSLMQQCKLPPKLAYGIMAGYRFLPLIKEEFQTLQNAQRVRGVARARTLPEKVKQLKRYVIPLLAGAIRKAERTALAMESKGFTGEKNRIFYREITVSRIDWLFFILMIGAVCLSAFISWKLGYLQFYNGEL, from the coding sequence ATGTTGCTACATGAGGTGAATCCGAGTATAAAAGCATTTGCTATCGTCATTTCTATCTTGATATTATCAGTGTTTTTCGATCCGATTACACCGCTTGTGACTATCCTCTGGTCAATTACGGTCACCTTTATATTCGGCCGCGTTTCTTTAAAAAAATGGCTGTTGTTACTCGCTCCGTTTTTATTTATCGCGTTCATATATGTATGGACAACAATGCTGTTCCCACGGCTGCAGGCAGGCGATTCGGTGATTTGGCAATGGGGGTTCGTGACGTTGACAGCAGAAGGCTTTCAGAGAGGAGCATCACTTGGTTTACGAGTGTTAAGCTTTGCCACGTTATCCATTATGTTTACGTTAACGACAAAGCCAACCGACTTTCTGCTTAGCCTAATGCAGCAGTGTAAACTTCCGCCAAAGCTCGCCTATGGAATCATGGCCGGATACCGCTTCCTGCCGTTAATCAAGGAGGAGTTTCAGACCCTGCAAAATGCGCAACGAGTCAGGGGCGTAGCACGGGCACGAACCCTACCTGAAAAAGTAAAGCAGTTGAAACGATACGTCATTCCACTTCTTGCCGGTGCAATACGTAAAGCAGAGAGAACCGCACTCGCGATGGAATCAAAAGGCTTCACTGGAGAAAAAAATCGAATATTCTACCGTGAAATTACGGTATCGCGTATCGATTGGCTCTTTTTCATTCTCATGATTGGTGCGGTCTGTCTCAGTGCTTTTATTTCTTGGAAACTAGGATATTTACAGTTTTATAATGGTGAACTGTAA
- a CDS encoding ECF transporter S component produces MLAKWKLREVIVLSVLAVVFAVVYLLFLQLGNVLFGLFGLIGYDIIFGIWFIVSIIAAYIIRKPGAAFLSETVAATVEVMLGNAVGPQLIISGMIQGLGAEAVFAATKWKNYSTWVLMAAGMGSSVFSFAWGFYVSGFAALSPGYVTAMFFVRLVSGALLAGLLGKYLSEGLAKTGALNSFPLGKEHKRNVTV; encoded by the coding sequence ATGCTCGCAAAATGGAAACTCCGTGAGGTTATTGTTTTATCCGTACTAGCCGTTGTTTTTGCTGTCGTCTATCTGTTGTTCCTTCAACTCGGTAATGTTCTTTTCGGTCTATTTGGTTTGATTGGCTATGATATTATTTTTGGAATTTGGTTTATTGTTTCGATTATTGCTGCTTATATTATCCGCAAGCCGGGTGCTGCTTTTCTTTCAGAAACTGTGGCTGCGACGGTGGAGGTTATGCTTGGAAACGCGGTTGGACCACAGTTGATCATCTCCGGTATGATCCAAGGTTTAGGTGCGGAAGCAGTTTTTGCTGCAACGAAATGGAAAAATTATTCGACCTGGGTATTGATGGCAGCAGGGATGGGTTCATCCGTATTTAGCTTTGCTTGGGGCTTTTATGTCTCAGGATTTGCCGCTCTGTCGCCAGGCTATGTGACTGCAATGTTCTTTGTCCGCCTTGTGAGTGGAGCATTGCTCGCTGGTTTACTTGGTAAGTATTTAAGTGAAGGCCTTGCAAAAACAGGAGCCTTAAACAGTTTTCCATTAGGAAAGGAACACAAGCGCAATGTCACCGTTTGA